TCATTAGTATTGAAATAGTTAAAATATATCAAGGCAATTGGAAATACAAAATAAGAGACGTAATTTCTAAAACTGAGCAATTTTTGTAATTCAAAAAGGCATATTAAACCTAAAATCAAAAAAAGAATGCTTGTTGCCAATTTGCCAGACCAAAGGGCTAAAAATATAGCAGCAGCATAAATAATTCCAGAAGTAATTCTAGTAAAAAGTTCATTCATTAAGTTACAAATCTTCTAAGAGCAACAAATATAAGTTTTTTTGAGTGCTTCCGTAACTTAAAAAGTCAGAATCGGTTTTTTCTTCAAATGTCTTTAGGGTTGTGATACTTGCAGGAATCTTTGATTGGTGCTTTTTTTTGATGAGTTGAAGACCTTCGCCAAGACTTTCTAAAAGTTGACTTGTCGTGGCATAAACAATAAAATTATGAGGTAATTCTGAAAGTTTGCCTTCACCAATTTGCTTAGCACAAACCATAATTGCACCAGTATTAGCAATGAGATATTCACAGTTGCTCACTAATGCTTCTACATTTTTATCAGTGGTGAAATCAAGATTGAGATCTTTCAAAAAGTTTTGATCTTTGTCAATTTGATGAGAGTAAAGAGGTTTAGATTTCCAATTGTTTTCTTGTAAAATGGCATCGAAGTTATCTAATAATTCTGTTTTGTTTTCGCAATAGATAAATTTACCGCCATTTTTTTTAAAATTAATCATAAACAATTCGTCTATTGGTGGTTTTTCTGTAGGCATAAATCTATTTTTATCAGCATTGTTTTCTTCTGCTGATTTCTTAGATTTGAGTCCCAATAGACGTTTAAAAAAACTCATATATTATTAGCTTCAATCAATTCTTTTCAGGTATTTCATTTTTGGCTTGCTTATCATCAGATTGTTTGTTGTCTTCAGATTTTGCATTGTTTTCTTTTTTGCTAGATTGAGATTGATTGTTTGAAGTGTTTTCAGAGGAGTTGTTATCTTCTGTTTTGGGTTTGTTTTGACCGTTTTGTTTGTGCTTTGGAGTAATCATTTCTGGTTTTTTAAAAGGTCTTTTACCAAAAATATCTTCCATATCATCTTTAAAAATGACTTCTCTTTCAATGAGAAGTTCTGCTAATTTTTTGAGCTCTTTTTTGTGTTTTTCTAAAATACTCAAAGCTCGCTGATATTGAGTTTCTATAATTTTAGAAATTTCTTTATCAATAAT
This genomic window from Flavobacterium sp. CS20 contains:
- a CDS encoding LUD domain-containing protein; this encodes MSFFKRLLGLKSKKSAEENNADKNRFMPTEKPPIDELFMINFKKNGGKFIYCENKTELLDNFDAILQENNWKSKPLYSHQIDKDQNFLKDLNLDFTTDKNVEALVSNCEYLIANTGAIMVCAKQIGEGKLSELPHNFIVYATTSQLLESLGEGLQLIKKKHQSKIPASITTLKTFEEKTDSDFLSYGSTQKNLYLLLLEDL